One window from the genome of Bartonella sp. WD16.2 encodes:
- a CDS encoding right-handed parallel beta-helix repeat-containing protein: MKVSGTATSAELKGTQIKGNGGGTGITAAGKKVTMTNVDISKVQLGVEVKAGDLTITGGSIKGVKWGINMEGGKKLVIKEGTTISFTDGYGVKIQNNVTAELMGTVITGNGGGTGVTAEGTGNVTMTSVNISQVQVGVKVTGNGALTIIGGWIREVQTGIDMEKGTLVVKDGTRIEFTGTHGVKVGTAVTSATLTGVMIRGDGKGMGVWMEGTGNVTLTSVDISKVQLGVEVKKGTGTMTITGGSMTDVQMGIDMAGSGTLTVEDGTRIEFKGTHGVKVGGSVTSATLTGVTIRGTGGDGTGTGVHAEGGKVTVTGGWIREVQTGIDMAGKGTLTVSGTEIQFKNGHGVRVGEKVTSATLTNVQIKGTDGKGMGVHAEGGNLTVKGGSITNVLTGIDMAGSGTLKVEDGTRISFKGTHGIGVWGDVTVSLTGTKIMGEGNGSDGSSTGIGVIMAGKTMTMDKVDISGVAMGVYAGSGTLEIKEGTISFAKTYGVKVGGSVTSTELTRVTIVGEGKGTGVYAGGKTMMITGGSITNVQMGVRVMAGELEIKDGTVITVTENGYGVGVWGGTATAELTEVTIKGEGKDKGIGVIMAGSSGTMKDVRISGVGMGVYVMRGEVMMDKVDISGVQTGIEVESGTLEVLGESGNSTINFTGDYGVKVGASVTSAELTKVTIKGGDQGKGTGIYAEGKKVTMTLDKVGISGVVMGVNMLEGEMLEIKGSSTISFKAGYGVRVGDKVKSARLMGTQITGDGSGYGVWAMGKMMTMDKVNISNVQMGVEVKAGNLTITGGSIKEVQTGIAMLGNGMLKVEEKTEIQFRNGYGVYVGEKVQSATLMGTVITGGKAGYGVYAKGGRVMVSGGSIKEVGMGIRVLAGDLTVRDGTTIHFIGDGAGVYVEEKVKSATLTKVTIRGTGGDGSTGVIMESSGTMTDVDISNVQMGVTAMGGAVTITGGSIKEVEKGIVMIGDGMLMVKGKTEIQFEKGDGYGVYMEGSVNASLMDVTITGEEKKGTGVYAEGGKVWLENVHISEVGTGVEVMRGEAWLKETHLGNVAKGMNIENGDVYMEKGSIEFDGEHGIHLKQGNVDLRGVSMTYTGSDKTANFINVEGGTVLALGVTINGNDKGQGLKVTKRGTVGLKNTTFANVRSGMSITDGSVLMFGGGITFKGGHGISVSGGQALLNGFSIMGSDNGTSTGVGISNLGKVMMKGVDISKVGMGVRVVSGLLMMDKGSITFKGEHGINLILGQAMLNGVNIIGPGGNKGTGVEMSYGQLWMTGTTLRNVAKGMTITDGSVRMEGGSIEFEGEHGIDLIQGQVALMVVKMAYRGNNPTADFIKITGEDTTNAVKRIYPEKRAVVVAANLTINGNGHGQGLHVIRGGRVVLMKPTYTDVYNGMTIKEGAVQVLGGEMTFKGEHAVYLNRGHALLTNVAMKYTGDNDKSTFLKVEAKGNALNTADIRGTGIKIEGNGHVQGVHVENGGRVMLESAVFSNIKNGVTVLNGEFWMKKGEIEFKGEHAVSLSTGKVVLNGVIMNYGGDRRVKRGANSTKFIKVEGKGANLTAVKVMIIGNDNGQADGLMV, encoded by the coding sequence GTGAAGGTGTCGGGGACGGCGACAAGTGCTGAGTTGAAGGGGACGCAGATTAAGGGAAATGGGGGTGGTACGGGGATAACTGCGGCGGGGAAAAAGGTGACGATGACCAATGTGGATATTTCAAAGGTACAATTGGGGGTAGAGGTGAAGGCAGGGGATCTGACGATCACAGGGGGGTCGATAAAAGGGGTGAAGTGGGGGATAAATATGGAGGGGGGTAAGAAATTGGTGATAAAGGAGGGGACGACAATTAGTTTTACGGATGGATATGGGGTGAAGATACAAAATAATGTGACGGCTGAGTTGATGGGGACGGTGATTACGGGAAATGGGGGTGGTACGGGGGTAACTGCGGAGGGGACGGGAAATGTGACGATGACTAGTGTGAATATTTCACAGGTACAAGTGGGGGTAAAGGTGACAGGGAATGGGGCGTTGACGATAATAGGAGGGTGGATAAGAGAGGTGCAAACGGGGATAGATATGGAAAAGGGGACGTTGGTGGTGAAGGATGGGACGAGGATTGAGTTTACGGGGACACATGGGGTGAAGGTGGGAACAGCGGTGACAAGTGCTACTTTGACAGGGGTGATGATTAGGGGAGATGGAAAGGGTATGGGGGTGTGGATGGAGGGGACGGGAAATGTGACGTTGACCAGTGTGGATATTTCAAAGGTACAATTGGGGGTAGAGGTGAAGAAGGGGACGGGAACAATGACGATCACAGGAGGGTCGATGACAGATGTGCAAATGGGGATAGATATGGCGGGAAGTGGGACGTTGACGGTGGAGGATGGGACGAGGATTGAGTTTAAGGGGACGCATGGGGTGAAGGTGGGAGGATCGGTGACGAGTGCTACTTTGACAGGGGTGACGATTAGGGGAACTGGGGGAGATGGCACGGGTACGGGGGTACATGCAGAGGGAGGGAAGGTGACGGTGACAGGGGGGTGGATAAGAGAGGTGCAAACGGGGATAGATATGGCGGGGAAGGGGACGTTGACGGTGAGTGGGACAGAGATTCAGTTTAAGAATGGGCACGGGGTGAGAGTGGGAGAGAAGGTGACGAGTGCTACTTTGACAAATGTACAAATTAAGGGAACTGATGGAAAGGGTATGGGGGTACATGCAGAGGGAGGGAATCTGACGGTGAAGGGAGGGTCGATAACAAATGTGCTAACGGGGATAGATATGGCGGGAAGTGGGACGTTAAAGGTGGAGGATGGGACGAGGATTAGTTTTAAAGGGACACATGGGATAGGCGTGTGGGGGGATGTGACGGTTAGTTTGACAGGGACGAAGATTATGGGAGAGGGAAATGGAAGTGATGGGTCAAGTACGGGGATTGGGGTGATAATGGCGGGGAAAACGATGACGATGGATAAGGTGGATATTTCGGGGGTAGCAATGGGGGTATATGCGGGAAGTGGGACATTAGAGATAAAGGAGGGGACGATTAGTTTTGCGAAAACTTATGGGGTGAAGGTGGGCGGATCGGTGACAAGTACTGAGTTAACAAGGGTGACGATTGTGGGAGAAGGAAAGGGTACGGGGGTGTATGCGGGGGGCAAAACGATGATGATCACAGGGGGGTCGATAACAAATGTACAAATGGGGGTAAGGGTGATGGCAGGGGAGTTGGAGATAAAGGATGGGACGGTGATTACGGTTACGGAGAATGGGTATGGGGTGGGTGTGTGGGGAGGAACAGCGACGGCTGAGTTGACAGAGGTAACGATTAAGGGAGAGGGAAAGGATAAGGGGATTGGGGTGATAATGGCGGGGAGCTCGGGGACAATGAAGGATGTACGTATTTCAGGGGTTGGTATGGGGGTATATGTGATGAGGGGAGAGGTGATGATGGATAAGGTGGATATTTCAGGGGTGCAAACGGGGATAGAAGTGGAAAGTGGGACGTTAGAGGTGCTTGGGGAGAGTGGAAATTCGACAATTAATTTTACGGGGGACTATGGGGTGAAGGTGGGAGCATCGGTGACAAGTGCTGAGTTGACAAAGGTGACGATTAAGGGAGGTGATCAGGGAAAGGGTACGGGGATATATGCGGAGGGGAAAAAGGTGACGATGACGTTGGATAAGGTGGGTATTTCAGGGGTCGTAATGGGGGTGAATATGTTAGAGGGTGAGATGTTAGAGATAAAGGGGAGCTCGACAATTAGTTTTAAGGCGGGGTATGGGGTGAGAGTGGGAGATAAAGTGAAGAGTGCTCGTTTGATGGGGACGCAGATTACGGGAGATGGAAGTGGGTACGGGGTGTGGGCGATGGGGAAAATGATGACGATGGATAAGGTGAATATTTCAAATGTACAAATGGGGGTGGAGGTGAAGGCAGGGAATCTGACAATCACAGGAGGGTCGATAAAAGAGGTGCAAACGGGGATAGCTATGTTAGGGAATGGGATGCTCAAGGTGGAGGAGAAAACAGAGATTCAGTTTAGGAATGGGTATGGGGTGTATGTGGGAGAGAAGGTGCAGAGTGCTACTTTGATGGGGACGGTGATTACGGGAGGGAAAGCAGGGTACGGGGTATATGCGAAGGGTGGAAGGGTGATGGTTAGTGGGGGGTCAATAAAAGAGGTTGGAATGGGGATAAGGGTGTTGGCAGGAGATCTGACGGTGAGGGATGGGACGACAATTCATTTTATAGGGGATGGAGCTGGAGTATATGTGGAAGAGAAGGTAAAGAGTGCTACTTTGACAAAGGTGACGATTAGGGGAACTGGGGGAGATGGGAGTACTGGGGTAATAATGGAGAGCTCGGGGACGATGACCGATGTGGATATTTCAAATGTACAAATGGGGGTAACTGCAATGGGTGGAGCGGTGACGATCACAGGGGGATCGATAAAAGAGGTAGAGAAGGGGATCGTTATGATAGGGGATGGGATGTTGATGGTGAAGGGTAAGACAGAGATTCAGTTTGAAAAGGGAGATGGGTATGGGGTGTATATGGAGGGATCGGTGAATGCTAGTTTGATGGATGTAACGATTACGGGAGAAGAAAAGAAAGGTACGGGAGTATATGCAGAGGGGGGGAAGGTGTGGTTGGAGAATGTACATATTTCAGAGGTTGGAACGGGGGTAGAGGTGATGAGGGGAGAGGCGTGGTTGAAAGAGACGCATTTGGGAAATGTTGCAAAAGGGATGAATATCGAAAACGGGGATGTGTACATGGAAAAAGGATCAATAGAGTTTGATGGAGAGCACGGCATTCATCTCAAGCAGGGGAATGTTGATTTAAGGGGTGTCAGCATGACTTATACGGGCAGTGATAAGACTGCTAACTTCATCAATGTTGAAGGGGGAACAGTTTTGGCATTGGGTGTGACTATCAATGGAAATGACAAGGGGCAGGGCTTAAAGGTTACAAAGAGGGGAACAGTGGGGTTGAAAAATACAACCTTTGCTAATGTGAGAAGTGGTATGTCTATCACAGACGGATCTGTGCTTATGTTTGGTGGGGGTATTACTTTTAAGGGAGGGCACGGCATCAGTGTATCAGGGGGACAGGCCTTGTTAAATGGTTTCAGCATTATGGGATCTGATAATGGCACAAGCACGGGGGTTGGGATAAGTAACTTGGGAAAAGTAATGATGAAGGGAGTAGATATTTCAAAGGTTGGAATGGGGGTACGAGTAGTAAGCGGGTTGCTGATGATGGACAAAGGATCCATTACTTTTAAAGGAGAGCACGGTATCAATCTTATTCTAGGGCAAGCCATGTTAAATGGTGTTAATATTATAGGACCTGGTGGTAATAAGGGTACGGGGGTAGAGATGAGTTATGGGCAGTTGTGGATGACTGGTACTACCTTGAGGAATGTCGCAAAAGGGATGACTATTACAGATGGATCTGTACGCATGGAGGGAGGATCGATAGAATTTGAAGGAGAGCACGGCATCGATCTTATCCAGGGTCAGGTTGCTTTAATGGTGGTCAAAATGGCTTATCGAGGAAACAATCCTACGGCTGATTTCATCAAAATTACCGGAGAGGATACTACAAATGCTGTGAAGAGGATCTATCCTGAAAAGAGGGCTGTAGTCGTTGCAGCAAATCTAACAATCAACGGAAATGGTCATGGGCAGGGCTTGCATGTAATAAGGGGTGGACGGGTTGTATTGATGAAGCCAACTTATACTGATGTTTACAATGGGATGACCATTAAAGAGGGTGCTGTACAGGTACTGGGTGGGGAGATGACTTTTAAAGGAGAGCATGCTGTCTATCTTAATCGGGGCCATGCTTTGTTAACTAATGTCGCTATGAAGTATACAGGAGATAATGACAAGAGTACTTTCTTAAAGGTCGAGGCAAAAGGAAATGCTCTAAATACAGCAGATATTAGGGGGACGGGCATTAAAATCGAGGGAAATGGTCATGTACAAGGGGTTCATGTGGAAAATGGGGGGCGGGTGATGTTAGAAAGTGCGGTCTTTTCTAATATCAAAAATGGGGTTACTGTGTTGAATGGTGAATTCTGGATGAAGAAGGGGGAAATTGAGTTTAAAGGAGAGCATGCTGTCAGTCTTTCAACGGGGAAGGTCGTGCTCAATGGCGTTATTATGAACTATGGGGGTGATAGAAGGGTAAAGAGGGGTGCTAACTCTACAAAATTCATCAAAGTCGAAGGAAAAGGTGCAAATCTTACCGCAGTCAAGGTGATGATCATTGGTAATGATAACGGACAGGCGGATGGTTTGATGGTGTAG